One segment of Brassica napus cultivar Da-Ae chromosome C3, Da-Ae, whole genome shotgun sequence DNA contains the following:
- the LOC125583003 gene encoding secreted RxLR effector protein 161-like gives MKDLGAASRILGMNIIRDRKKGTLKLSQGKYLQKVLETFNMAESKAVVTPIGPQFKLKSLTQEEEHVEASFMNVIPYASAVGSLLYSMVGSRPGLCFAVGLISRYMSKPGKKHWEAVKWVMRYLKGALDSDLLFTKGEDFMVQGFCDADYATDLDRRRSVTEYVFQDGGNTISWRSGLQHIVALSTTESEYMALAEAFKEALWLKGFVSELGFKQDDVRVFSDSQSARLHFMRDVIEAGDVTVHKIHTSINPADFLT, from the coding sequence atgaaggaCCTTGGAGCAGCTTCAAGAATACTTGGGATGAACATTATCAGAGACCGGAAGAAAGGAACTCTAAAACTATCACAAGGGAAGTATCTACAGAAGGTGCTGGAAACTTTTAACATGGCAGAGAGCAAAGCTGTGGTTACACCTATCGGACCACAATTCAAACTTAAAAGTTTGACACAAGAAGAAGAGCACGTGGAAGCAAGTTTCATGAACGTGATTCCATACGCATCAGCCGTTGGAAGTTTACTGTATTCAATGGTGGGATCTAGACCAGGCTTATGTTTCGCAGTGGGCTTAATCAGCCGTTATATGAGCAAGCCAGGAAAAAAACATTGGGAAGCGGTTAAGTGGGTGATGAGATATCTTAAAGGAGCTCTAGATTCAGATCTATTGTTTACTAAAGGAGAAGATTTTATGGTACAAGGATTCTGCGATGCAGACTATGCAACAGACTTGGACAGAAGAAGATCCGTTACAGAATATGTGTTTCAAGACGGAGGCAACACTATAAGCTGGAGATCAGGTCTCCAACATATTGTTGCACTATCAACGACAGAATCAGAATACATGGCATTAGCCGAGGCTTTTAAAGAAGCATTATGGCTTAAGGGATTTGTTAGTGAATTAGGATTCAAGCAAGATGACGTGAGAGTGTTTTCAGATTCTCAAAGTGCTAGACTACACTTTATGAGAGACGTAATTGAGGCTGGCGACGTTACGGTTCACAAGATTCACACATCTATCAACCCTGCAGATTTTCTAACTTAG
- the LOC106389264 gene encoding zinc finger protein AZF2, with protein sequence MALEAMNSPTTMSSFTVRKDRIGATDDLMNDAVFLEPWLKRKRSKRQRSPSPSSSPPRSHAKSQSQDPSEEEYLALCLLMLAKDQPRTRFQPSLSPPPQARTKLSYNCSVCGKAFLSYQALGGHKASHRIKPPTAGDSTAPSITGEKHPTSTAIAPSGKIHECSICHKVFPTGQALGGHKRCHYEGNLGGGGAGSKSVSHSGSVSSTVSEGRSNRVIIDLNLPALPELSLHHDSVVDEEILSPLTGKKPLLLTGHDQVIKKEDLSLRI encoded by the coding sequence ATGGCTCTCGAAGCGATGAATTCTCCGACAACTATGTCCTCGTTCACAGTCCGAAAAGATAGGATCGGAGCAACGGATGATCTGATGAACGACGCCGTTTTCTTGGAGCCTTGGCTGAAACGCAAACGCTCCAAACGCCAGCGTTCTCCCAGCCCTTCCTCCTCGCCGCCTCGATCTCACGCTAAATCTCAAAGTCAGGATCCTTCGGAGGAAGAATATCTCGCTCTCTGTCTCCTCATGCTCGCTAAAGACCAGCCGCGGACGCGATTCCAACCCTCACTGTCGCCGCCGCCTCAAGCAAGGACGAAGCTTTCGTATAACTGTAGCGTTTGCGGAAAAGCGTTTCTTTCGTATCAGGCTTTAGGCGGTCACAAAGCCAGTCACCGAATCAAACCTCCAACCGCCGGTGATTCAACAGCTCCGAGCATCACCGGAGAAAAGCATCCGACTTCCACAGCCATCGCTCCTTCCGGGAAGATCCACGAGTGTTCTATCTGCCATAAAGTGTTTCCGACGGGTCAAGCTCTAGGCGGCCACAAACGCTGTCACTACGAAGGGAACCTCGGCGGCGGAGGCGCCGGAAGCAAGTCGGTGAGCCACAGTGGAAGCGTGTCAAGTACGGTTTCGGAAGGACGAAGCAACCGTGTTATTATAGATCTGAATCTCCCGGCGTTACCGGAGCTCAGCCTTCATCACGACTCAGTCGTCGACGAAGAGATTCTAAGTCCGTTGACCGGTAAAAAACCGCTTTTGTTGACCGGTCACGACCAAGTCATCAAGAAAGAAGATTTATCTCTAAGAATctaa
- the LOC106412461 gene encoding F-box/kelch-repeat protein At3g16740-like — protein MTMISDLPQDLVENVLSRVPLMTSMRKVRSTCKRWNTLSRDPDFAKHFVKGLSRLIIMRSQFRLWLMSVDFHGSLNHKDDLDVAPYVKEGKLTSLNNSDPEISKVFHCNGLLLCSTKDKRRLVVWNPYLGQTRRIKPRIAFHKRDIYALGYDVNKNQKILRFLDDYATFRNPYVVCEIYDLKSNSWRDLDVNADWEMDYYHRGLSLKGSAYFFAKEKMEWDGEGEIDVTDQETFLLCFYFTRERFGPRLPMPFHSHAEETVALSSVREEQLAVLYQGDSSCLVEIWVTNRIEPNAVSWRKVFLSVDIEPFFGLHQFDFSGGSFIIDEEQKLALIFDKDKEYIHNTAYLIGENGYYKTLDLGEDRYHREKTGEYTSMQLVCSYFPTLVKIQQRARRGKRKERDY, from the coding sequence ATGACGATGATCTCTGATCTTCCACAGGATTTGGTAGAGAATGTACTATCGAGGGTTCCACTGATGACATCTATGAGAAAGGTGCGCTCTACATGCAAACGGTGGAACACTTTATCTAGGGATCCCGACTTTGCAAAACACTTTGTTAAAGGGTTGTCAAGGCTGATAATCATGAGGTCTCAGTTTAGGCTTTGGTTAATGAGCGTCGATTTCCATGGTAGCCTCAACCATAAGGACGACTTGGACGTTGCTCCATATGTTAAAGAAGGTAAGCTTACTAGCCTAAATAATTCAGATCCCGAGATATCAAAAGTTTTTCACTGCAACGGGTTACTCTTATGCTCGACCAAAGACAAGCGTAGGCTCGTGGTTTGGAACCCGTACTTGGGACAAACTAGGCGGATCAAACCCAGGATAGCTTTCCACAAACGCGACATATATGCTCTCGGTTACGACGTAAACAAGAACCAAAAAATATTGAGGTTTTTGGATGATTACGCGACATTCAGAAACCCTTATGTTGTATGTGAGATCTACGATTTAAAGTCTAACTCATGGAGGGATCTTGATGTCAATGCTGACTGGGAGATGGATTATTATCATCGTGGATTGTCTTTGAAGGGAAGTGCTTACTTTTTTGctaaagaaaaaatggaatggGACGGAGAAGGAGAAATAGACGTAACAGACCAAGAGACGTTTctgctttgtttttattttacaagAGAGAGATTTGGACCGCGTCTGCCTATGCCGTTTCACTCTCATGCTGAGGAAACTGTGGCCCTGTCTAGTGTTAGAGAAGAGCAGCTTGCAGTGTTATATCAGGGGGATTCATCGTGTCTAGTAGAGATATGGGTTACAAATAGAATCGAGCCTAATGCAGTGTCATGGAGAAAGGTGTTTTTATCAGTGGATATTGAACCATTCTTTGGTCTTCATCAGTTTGATTTTTCCGGTGGGAGTTTCATCATTGACGAGGAACAAAAACTCGCCCTGATTTTCGATAAAGACAAAGAATATATCCACAATACAGCTTACCTAATTGGGGAGAATGGATATTACAAAACATTGGATCTCGGAGAGGATAGATACCACCGAGAAAAAACTGGAGAATACACTAGTATGCAACTCGTGTGCTCTTATTTTCCGACATTGGTGAAGATCCAACAACGTGCAAGACGAGGCAAAAGGAAAGAACGAGATTATTAG
- the LOC125584536 gene encoding RNA polymerase II C-terminal domain phosphatase-like 5: MSVLETVINISFSPYSNTCLHSVSLHGICIACNSIVDELDLYRRPFEYLSPGLQLTHDAVALTKRLETLSSSLGEKKRLHLVLDLDHTLLHAEKVYRLTEAEKYLIGEAGTTRDDLWKLKSSDFLVKLRPLLRDFLREANKMFTMHVYTMGTRSYAEAILEVIDPDRFYFGKRVITRDESPRIKTLDLVLADERGVIIVDDTRDVWPDHKSNLILISRYKYFRMKSSQHSKPHSEEKTDESESKSGLADVFRILKEVHCRFFRVREELESKDVRLLLQEIAFNRV, encoded by the coding sequence ATGTCTGTACTCGAAACGGTGATCAACATCTCCTTCTCACCGTATTCCAACACATGTCTTCACTCGGTCTCTCTCCACGGAATATGCATCGCTTGCAACTCGATCGTCGACGAACTCGACCTCTACCGCAGACCGTTCGAATATCTTTCCCCCGGTTTACAGCTAACCCACGACGCCGTAGCGTTAACCAAACGCCTCGAAACTTTATCATCTTCCCTCGGCGAGAAGAAACGACTCCACTTGGTCCTCGACTTGGACCACACGCTTCTCCACGCCGAAAAAGTTTACCGTCTCACCGAAGCAGAGAAGTATCTAATCGGCGAAGCCGGTACTACTAGGGACGATCTGTGGAAGTTGAAATCCAGTGACTTCTTGGTAAAGCTAAGGCCTCTCCTTAGAGATTTCTTGAGAGAAGCCAACAAGATGTTCACCATGCACGTTTACACGATGGGTACTCGCTCCTACGCCGAAGCCATCTTGGAGGTGATTGATCCGGATCGATTCTATTTCGGTAAAAGAGTGATAACACGAGACGAGAGTCCTCGTATTAAGACGCTTGATTTGGTTTTGGCGGATGAGCGTGGAGTGATTATTGTGGATGACACACGTGATGTATGGCCTGATCACAagagtaatttaattttaattagcaGATACAAGTATTTCAGAATGAAGAGCAGCCAACACTCGAAGCCGCACTCTGAGGAGAAGACTGACGAAAGTGAAAGCAAGAGTGGATTGGCTGATGTTTTTAGAATACTAAAGGAAGTTCACTGTAGATTCTTTAGGGTTAGAGAAGAGTTGGAGTCAAAGGACGTGAGGCTGCTGTTACAAGAGATAGCATTCAATCGTGTCTGA